One segment of Haliotis asinina isolate JCU_RB_2024 chromosome 12, JCU_Hal_asi_v2, whole genome shotgun sequence DNA contains the following:
- the LOC137258637 gene encoding uncharacterized protein, with product MNNQAKDVVSDVTEQESRLQKMEELVEMQEELLGKQGERLDQLNKSIKDQSKLCQVQDQMLSKMQASQLEEKSHLAAFGLQLQQLHGRLLALENVSSEMDSDKANGTVVTSPAVHNEKPKVKLTTIKNVGLSFALVMEHVTYSKMEEYCAQLVDSGRMIVLDSKSKMEALKTYLAYISEKRGNFYIGLRKRKRDGRHVWSNGETIDHAFWCNTRATHKNTCGAIKPRGQGKSCIGAVKCTKGRIICEKPL from the exons ATGAACAACCAGGCAAAggatgttgtcagtgatgtgacGGAGCAGGAAAGTCGCCTTCAGAAAATGGAAGAGCTTGTAGAAATGCAGGAAGAGCTTCTGGGAAAACAAGGAGAGCGCCTGGACCAACttaataaatcaataaaagACCAAAGCAAACTCTGCCAGGTCCAAGATCAGATGTTATCCAAGATGCAGGCATCACAGCTGGAAGAGAAGTCACATTTGGCGGCATTTGGATTGCAGCTGCAACAACTGCACGGTCGACTCCTTGCTCTTGAGAATGTTTCATCGGAGATGGATTCTGATAAGGCAAATGGTACAGTTGTGACTTCTCCAGCCGTCCACAACGAGAAACCCAAGG TAAAGCTCACAACAATTAAAAACGTTGGACTGTCCTTTGCTCTGGTTATGGAACATGTTACATATTCGAAAATGGAAGAATACTGTGCTCAACTGGTTGACTCGGGTCGCATGATCGTTCTTGATTCAAAGTCAAAGATGGAAGCTTTGAAAACATATCTGGCCTATATTTCGG AGAAGAGGGGGAATTTCTACATTGGCTTAAGAAAGCGAAAACGAGATGGGCGACACGTCTGGTCCAATGGAGAGACGATTGATCATGCCTTTTGGTGCAATACACGAGCCACGCACAAAAATACTTGTGGGGCAATTAAGCCAAGGGGCCAAGGGAAGTCATGCATTGGAGCAGTTAAATGTACCAAAGGAAGAATCATCTGTGAGAAGCCTTTGTAA